The window TTTTTTATCTTTTGTCGCTTCTTTGCCTGGTACCTTAAAAGTAAAGCTGGCAAGTTTGACTTGTTGTTCGGGATAGTTCTGAATAATCTTTTTATCCAACTTTTTCATATATCTGTCTAACAGAAATACGTATATTCCGTCTGCCCGGGGCCACACATGGGACCAATAATTACCCCATATAATCTTTACATGACTGCGGTATTTGTAGGTACGAATATAACTGACCAATACCAGGAGCGGGTTAAGCTCGTAACCAATTACTCGCAGCCCTTGTTCGGCGGCGGCCAACAGCATAGTGCCATCACCGCTGCCTAGCTCTAGGAGCGTCTGGCCCTTTTCGAGCCCCAGGAGCTCTAGTGCCGCTTGTTTTTGCGGCTTGAGCGTAGGCAGATAAGGTGCCCCGAAAAATATAACAAACCCAAACAGTAATATGACCCATGCAACCACCAGATATAGCACCAACATCATACGCTTCCAGCCTCCCAATTGGCTTTTATTTTTGCCACCTTATTTTCTGCTTGCTTCAGATATGTTTCTAGTTCTTTTGTAATCTTCATGCCACGCTCGTACAGAGCCACAGCCTCGTCAACGTCCAGACCGCCGGTCTGTAGCTTGGCCAGGGTATCTTCCAGCTCTATACTGAGCGCCTTGTAATCTATCTTAGCCTGTGCCATTTGTGCCTATTATAGCTCATCATTCGAGGACTATGCTCGTTATAGTCGCCCCTGCCTGGCCATCTTTGAATTGCACAGAAACTGTTTGATCTTTTTTGAGCTGCTTAACAGAGCTAAGTGTTTTATTACCTACCCGCACCAGCACATACCCACGTTGCAGTGCAGCCATCGGGCTCAGCGCACTCAACACTTGCTGCCTGAGGGTAAGCAGCTGCCGCTCGTCAACCAAGAGCTGTCCGACAAGCGTAGTCAGGTTGCCCACGCTGTCCTTCAGAAGCTGCTGCGCATCACTGACGTTTCGCTGCAGATAAGTACCCAGCGTGACCTGTGCGTCGTTCAATTGCTGCAGCACGTGCCGCTTGTCTGGCACCAGCAATTGTGCCGCGTTGGATGGCGTACTTGCCCGCTGATCAGCCGCCAGCTCCGCCAGACTCATGTCTACCTCGTGCCCAATGGCAACCAAGGTCACAACCCGGCTGCCGGCTACTGCCCGCGTAACCTGCTCTGTGCTAAATGCAGCTAGATCTTCTGCACTACCGCCACCACGAGTGATCACTATCACGTCTGCCGGGTTCTCGTGTGTATTGAAGTAATCCAGTGCGGCAACGATCTGCCCAGGCGCCACTTCGCCCTGCACCTGCACATCTGCCAGCTCTATATCTACCCCGCCCCAGCGTTCCTGCATGATCTTGATAAAGTCATGGTAGGCAGCGGATTCGCCAGAAGTTATCAGACCGACCCGCTTTGGCGGATACGGTAGCGACCGCTTACGGCTGTCGTCAAACAAGCCTTCGGTTCGTAGCTTTGCTTCTAGTAAGGCTGCTGCCCGGCGCAGTGATCCCTCACCCACAGGCTGCAAGGATTGAACCGTAATGCTAAACCCATAAAGCGGATGGAGTCGAGGCGTGCCAGTTACCTGTATCATTAATCCATCCTCTAGCGGTCCTGACAGCTGGTACACCGTACCAAAAAATTTTACGTTGGCGTTCTCGTCTTTTAAGTCAAAATATACCCATCTGTTCTTACTGACGCGAAAGTTCGCCAGCTCGCCCACTATCGTAACTATCGGATAGGCATATTCAATCGTCTGGTTAAAGACAGCTACAAAATCCGAGACCGTCAGGACAAGGTCAGAGCTCATCAGTATCACGCTCTAAATGGTCTTCTATCTGGGGCTGAGCGTGCAAGGTGCGATGATAAAAGAAATAGCCGGGAATCAGCTGTACGGCCATGCTGAGAATACGGTACATCACCGTCACTGGCAGGCTTAAGGCTGCCGGTATACCACCCGCTGCCAACACCGCAGTCATGAGTGCCTCATATATACCAATGCCGCCAGGCAATATAGAAATAAGTCCAGCAAAATTGGCCACAGCGTAGGCCAAAATAACCGCTCCGATATTCACCCACTGGCCAAAGGCAACGTACACGGCGTAAATGGTCATAAGCTCTGCCACAACGCTCAGGAGCGCCCACCACAAAGGCCGGTTGAGGGCCGTAATATCACGCCTAATTTGCATGTAGTTCTCGTGCAGCTCGGTAAAGGCTTTTTTAGCCCGCGTCACACTGATGGTTTCGGGGTGCTTTGGCCGAAAGATATGAATAACGCCGTTAATAAGTTTTGTCAGAAAAACAAAAAACGTATTGATACGTGACTTACTGCCAACAATAAAAGCGGCCACAAAAGTCAGCACCAAGATAAGCGTACTGAGAATGCCGGCTATCAAAATAGCAAAGTCGTTGGCCTTGCCGCCTATAGCCAGTGCGCATAGCCCCACAAACAACAATATTTGCACCGAGACAAATATCAGAATAAAACGGAATATCTGCACCAGCGTGGCCTTGGCTGTCGATATATTTTCATCACGCAGCCGTATATTGATATACGAAAAGCCACTTACGCCCCCACTGGGAAAGACGGTGTTTACAAAGTTCAGTTCCAGCGCCAAGCGCATCATAGAGCGCGTACGAAACCTGGTGCCAACAGCCCGAAACAGCCCTTGGTACAGTTTTGCCTGCGCAAAGTAGTTGAGTGTCTGCGTGAGCGGTATGAGCAGAAGATACCACAGCTCTACCTCACCAAAATTTTTATAGGTCTCGGCAAGTTGGCGCCGAACCGCGTAAGTGAGTCCCACGAGCGCCACTATAGTAAAGATATTTAACGCGGTTTTCCATCTCCGCGAACGAAGTTTATCGGTCATTCGATAGTATTATAGCGGATCATCGCATAGAGTGCCCGCGTGCATAGCATTGTTGGTTCATCTATACTTATAACTTATGAGTGATACCGTAGCCATTTTGGGGCGCCAGCCCACCCTTGGTCTTGCCGAGTTAGAGAGTATCTGCGGGGCAGACAAGATTCAGCCCCTGCCAGGTGCAGCACTTGTTGGCATTGAGCCAGCAGATTTCCCCATGAGCCGGCTGGGAGGCACTATGAAGGCCGCCAAGCTCCTTACCTTTCTTCCCTTTACAGACTGGGAAAAGATAGAGGCGTACTTGGTGATGGCCCTGCCCAAACATGTACCCGTGATCCCCGAAGGAAAGATTCGCCTGGGACTGAGTAGCTATGGCTTCAAAGTATCTATCAAGCGCCAAAACGCCACTGGCCTGACACTTAAAAAAGTCGTGAAACAGGCGGGACGATCAGTTCGTGTCGTTCCCAATGTCATGAACGAGCTCAATAGTGCCCAGGTACTCCACAATCAGCTGACAGGCCCCACTGGCATAGAACTGGTACTTATAAAAGACGGCGACCAGACTGTTTTGGCCCAAACTTTTGCAGTTCAGGATATCGAAGCCTACGCTGCCCGCGATCAGGCCCGTCCCAAGCGTGACGCAAGAGTGGGCATGCTACCGCCCAAGCTGGCACAGATTATCATAAATCTTGCAGATAACCGCGGTGGACAGCCGTGGGGCGAAGAACACCAGCAATACGTGCAAAAATCCTATGGCATAGCCGTGCTTGACCCCTTCTGCGGGACTGGCGTAATACTCCAAGAGGCTCTGCTTGCAGGGTACGATGCCTATGGCACAGATCTAGATAGCCGAATGGTCGCCTATTCTAAAGAGAATCTTGAGTGGCTCTTTGACAAATTTGCGGACAACCTAGAGGAGCGTGCGTACCATCTGGAAGTAGCAGATGCAGCACAAGACACATGGCAAGGGTTCGACACCATAGCCTGCGAGACGTATTTGGGCCGACCATTTTCCGGACCACCGAAGCCCTCGACACTCAAAGAAGTCATGCAAGACGTAGATACTATCCATAAAAAGTTTCTCAAAAATGTAGCCAGTCAAACCAAACCAGGCTTTCGCATGTGTATTGCCGTCCCCGCCTGGAAAACTAGGTCGGGCTTTCAGCACCTGCCAATACTTGATTCTCTCGAGAGATTAGGGTATACTCGTGTAAGTTTTGCTCATGTGAGTAGCAAGGATCTCCTCTACTATCGTGACGATCAGATCGTTGCCCGTGAGCTTGTAGTACTAATAAGGAAGTAATTATGTCAAAAGTTAAAGCTGGTGGTAGTTCAAAGAATGTACACGACAGTCCTGGGCAACGCCTTGGCGTTAAGCTCTTTGGTGGCCAAAAGGTAAAAACTGGTCAGGTTATTGTTCGCCAAACCGGTCTTTCTAAGCGCGCCGGTAAAGGTGCTTTTGTCAGCCGCAATTACACTATCCACGCGGCCAAAGATGGCATCATAAAATTTCAGTCGCGCCGTGTCCGCCTCTTTAGCGGCCGCTCCGTTAAGCGCACTGAAGTCACCGTCGAATAATTAGTAATCGTCCGGAACGTCACTTGCCGTCAACATGTAACTGTCATCTATTGTTGACCTGCTCTTGCTGACTACTACATTCAATTCATCGGCATATCGATACCCGTGCATAAACTCGCGTGCAAACGCACCTGCGATAGCATTCTGTAGTTCTTCGCCGTCCTCGCCGTAATCCTGCGGGAAAAAGATTGCAAGTTGTGCCGTCCGGCGATCGCGCTCTATGTCATACTTGGCATCGACCTTCAGCCGCTTGCCATTCCACTCAATGTCGCAATACCCGCCTTCGTTTGCCTGAATAGCCTCATATATATACATATGAAGGTTAACTCTTGCCTGGACCGCATCGATAGCTAAGCGCTTTTCTGGGATATAAGCCCCCGCATTCTTGTCCAATACCCATGCTTCTTCAACCTCAAACCCCCGAACCACGCCGCGAAGCACATTGGCCTCCGAGTAAGCCCTGTCTGGCACTTCGTCGCTGGCCAGCCACGTCGTGTCAATTTTCACGTCCAATACTGGATCGCGCGCCTCTACCCTTTCGCGAGCTGGGGACCTGCGAGCCATATCAGTCAAAAAGACTTCTTGAAAACCAGCAGCAGTTGCCTTCTCTTTCAGGCCACCTATCCAGGTGGTCGAACTGTCGTATCTTTGGTCTCGGACCGCATCGACGCGCAGATCAAAACCACCGTCCTCTCTTTTGACAGCCCAGCCTTTTGCTTTCACAGTTTCAGTGGTCAGACCATGTTTATTAGCAAAGTCAATTAGCTCCGGGTAGTGATACCGCTCGTCATAGCTCCTCATCTCATCCATAAGTGAGTGATGACCTCCCACGGTTGCGCCATAAGAGCGAAGATCCCTAGGTGAAACTACCACTATAGGATCCCCTTCAACTAGATGTATTTCGGTATATGGCCCTGCGCCAGCAGGCGCATCACGAAATCGATCTAAAGCCTGGTGTATCAGTCCTACTTCGCTAGCGGAATCGGGCAAAGCTTCGTCATCCCAGGCAGGCGTAAACTGTGACTCGTCGCCGGATACTACTGTTTCATTTAAGGTGTTTGTTGTCATATTATATAATACAACAATAGCATATTTCTAGAAAATAATCAATGCCTGACTACTGTTATACCGGGATACCAAGATGGTGCTTTATGCGTGCCACCACGTCGGCAATAACAACTTGAGATTTTACCAGATAGTCATCTACGCCCATGCCTTCTGCACGCTGGCGGTCAGACTCCTGGCTGAGTGCGGTGAGCATGATGACCTTGATATTGGTGGTCTCTGGGGTATTGCGCAGGATATCTAATACGTCAAAGCCGCTGACTTTGGGCATCATAACATCTAGAATGATCAAGTCTGGCTTGTAATCCAGAGCGGCAGCCAGCGCTTCTTCGCCATTGGGGACACGACGGGTGTCAAAACCTTCTGATTCAAGACGAACTTTATAAACTTTTGCAAGCGTGTCGTCATCCTCGACAAGCAAAATCTTTTTAGGATGAGCCGGGGCTGGTGCGGGTGCTGAGGTTTGTTGATCCATATCGCTCATGCTACCCCTTAACTATGCCTTTTTCAAGGTTGCTTTTATAAAACCATCGAACATTGGGTGGGCCCGATTGGGGCGAGATTTGAATTCTGGGTGAAACTGACTAGCCATCAGGAACGGGTGGTCTACGCCCTCTATTATTTCTACCAGGTCATTCTGAGGATTGATACCCACTGGCTTAATCCCCCAGCTTTCATACTGATCACGATAGGCATTGTTGGCCTCGTAACGATGACGGTGACGCTCCACGATCTTGGTTGTCCCGTATGCTTTAGCGGCCAAACTACCGGGTTTGATCTCGCAGTCATAGTTACCAAGCCGCATAGTGCCCCCGGTATTCTCCAGGCCTTCCTGCCCGGCCATAGTATGTATAACCAGGTTGGTGCTGTCCGAGTCTAATTCGGCAGAAGATGCATCATGAAGACCCGCGTTGCGGGCCGCTGCTACAACTGCCATCTGCATTCCTAGGCAAAGCCCTAGGTAAGGTATTTTGGATTTCAGGGCATACTGAGCTGCCTTTATCTTGCCTTCTAGCCCACGGATGCCAAATCCGCCCGGCACGACAATGCCGTCCAGGTCATGTAAGGCTGCCGCCATATCAACAGTTGAATCCTGCAGGGCTTCGGCGTCGACCCACTTGATATGAATATTGGTGTCATTCCACCATGCAGCCGAACGCAATGCCTCAAAAACCGACATGTAGGTATCGGTATTGTCCATGTACTTTGCCACCACTCCGACTGTCACGTGTTTGTCGAACTTGGCAGTTGTTCGTTTTACCATATCA is drawn from Verrucomicrobiia bacterium and contains these coding sequences:
- a CDS encoding 50S ribosomal protein L27, encoding MSKVKAGGSSKNVHDSPGQRLGVKLFGGQKVKTGQVIVRQTGLSKRAGKGAFVSRNYTIHAAKDGIIKFQSRRVRLFSGRSVKRTEVTVE
- a CDS encoding lysylphosphatidylglycerol synthase transmembrane domain-containing protein, whose protein sequence is MTDKLRSRRWKTALNIFTIVALVGLTYAVRRQLAETYKNFGEVELWYLLLIPLTQTLNYFAQAKLYQGLFRAVGTRFRTRSMMRLALELNFVNTVFPSGGVSGFSYINIRLRDENISTAKATLVQIFRFILIFVSVQILLFVGLCALAIGGKANDFAILIAGILSTLILVLTFVAAFIVGSKSRINTFFVFLTKLINGVIHIFRPKHPETISVTRAKKAFTELHENYMQIRRDITALNRPLWWALLSVVAELMTIYAVYVAFGQWVNIGAVILAYAVANFAGLISILPGGIGIYEALMTAVLAAGGIPAALSLPVTVMYRILSMAVQLIPGYFFYHRTLHAQPQIEDHLERDTDEL
- a CDS encoding response regulator, encoding MDQQTSAPAPAPAHPKKILLVEDDDTLAKVYKVRLESEGFDTRRVPNGEEALAAALDYKPDLIILDVMMPKVSGFDVLDILRNTPETTNIKVIMLTALSQESDRQRAEGMGVDDYLVKSQVVIADVVARIKHHLGIPV
- a CDS encoding methyltransferase domain-containing protein, giving the protein MSDTVAILGRQPTLGLAELESICGADKIQPLPGAALVGIEPADFPMSRLGGTMKAAKLLTFLPFTDWEKIEAYLVMALPKHVPVIPEGKIRLGLSSYGFKVSIKRQNATGLTLKKVVKQAGRSVRVVPNVMNELNSAQVLHNQLTGPTGIELVLIKDGDQTVLAQTFAVQDIEAYAARDQARPKRDARVGMLPPKLAQIIINLADNRGGQPWGEEHQQYVQKSYGIAVLDPFCGTGVILQEALLAGYDAYGTDLDSRMVAYSKENLEWLFDKFADNLEERAYHLEVADAAQDTWQGFDTIACETYLGRPFSGPPKPSTLKEVMQDVDTIHKKFLKNVASQTKPGFRMCIAVPAWKTRSGFQHLPILDSLERLGYTRVSFAHVSSKDLLYYRDDQIVARELVVLIRK
- the xseA gene encoding exodeoxyribonuclease VII large subunit — translated: MSSDLVLTVSDFVAVFNQTIEYAYPIVTIVGELANFRVSKNRWVYFDLKDENANVKFFGTVYQLSGPLEDGLMIQVTGTPRLHPLYGFSITVQSLQPVGEGSLRRAAALLEAKLRTEGLFDDSRKRSLPYPPKRVGLITSGESAAYHDFIKIMQERWGGVDIELADVQVQGEVAPGQIVAALDYFNTHENPADVIVITRGGGSAEDLAAFSTEQVTRAVAGSRVVTLVAIGHEVDMSLAELAADQRASTPSNAAQLLVPDKRHVLQQLNDAQVTLGTYLQRNVSDAQQLLKDSVGNLTTLVGQLLVDERQLLTLRQQVLSALSPMAALQRGYVLVRVGNKTLSSVKQLKKDQTVSVQFKDGQAGATITSIVLE
- the xseB gene encoding exodeoxyribonuclease VII small subunit, with protein sequence MAQAKIDYKALSIELEDTLAKLQTGGLDVDEAVALYERGMKITKELETYLKQAENKVAKIKANWEAGSV